In Picosynechococcus sp. PCC 7002, the following are encoded in one genomic region:
- a CDS encoding NAD(P)H-quinone oxidoreductase subunit 4, which produces MDSLQIPWLTTAIAFPLLAALVIPLIPDKEGKTIRWYTLGVALTDFALLVTAFWQNYDLGRTEFQLTENFAWIPQLGLNWSLGVDGLSMPLIILATLITTLATLAAWNVTKKPKLFAGLILVMLSAQIGVFAVQDLLLFFIMWELELVPVYLLISIWGGKKRLYAATKFILYTALGSVFILASTLALAFYGGDVTFDMQALGLKDYPLALELLAYAGFLIGFGVKLPIFPLHTWLPDAHSEASAPVSMILAGVLLKMGGYGLIRLNMEMLPDAHIRFAPLLIVLGIVNIVYGALTAFGQTNLKRRLASSSISHMGFVLVGIASFTDLGMNGAVLQMLSHGFIAAALFFLSGVTYERTHTLMMDEMSGIARLMPKTFAMFTAAAMASLALPGMSGFVSELTVFLGLSNSDAYSYGFKAIAIFLTAVGVILTPIYLLSMLREVFYGKGSQAPLSLAAGEDAKPREIFVAVCLLAPIIAIGLYPKLATTTYDLKTVEVASKVRAALPLYAEQLPQNGDRQAQMGLSSQMPALIAPRF; this is translated from the coding sequence ATGGATAGCTTGCAAATCCCGTGGCTCACTACGGCGATCGCCTTTCCGCTTTTGGCCGCCCTTGTCATTCCCCTCATCCCCGACAAAGAAGGTAAAACCATCCGCTGGTATACCCTAGGCGTTGCCCTCACCGATTTTGCCCTTTTAGTCACTGCTTTTTGGCAAAACTACGATCTCGGTCGCACAGAATTTCAACTCACTGAAAATTTTGCATGGATTCCCCAATTGGGGTTGAACTGGTCCCTAGGCGTTGACGGTTTGTCAATGCCTTTAATTATTTTGGCGACCCTGATCACTACCTTAGCGACCCTCGCGGCCTGGAACGTCACCAAGAAGCCGAAACTCTTTGCTGGCCTCATCCTCGTGATGCTGAGTGCGCAAATCGGTGTTTTTGCCGTCCAGGATTTGCTGCTGTTCTTCATTATGTGGGAATTAGAGCTAGTTCCTGTGTATCTGCTCATTTCCATTTGGGGCGGAAAAAAACGCCTCTATGCGGCCACTAAATTTATTCTCTACACGGCCCTAGGTTCTGTTTTCATCCTCGCGTCTACCTTAGCCCTTGCTTTCTATGGCGGTGACGTGACCTTTGATATGCAAGCCCTGGGATTAAAGGATTATCCGCTGGCGTTAGAATTACTGGCCTATGCTGGATTTCTCATTGGCTTTGGCGTTAAATTGCCTATTTTCCCGCTCCACACTTGGCTACCGGATGCCCATAGTGAAGCGTCTGCGCCGGTCTCCATGATCCTTGCTGGTGTGCTCTTAAAAATGGGTGGCTATGGTTTGATTCGGTTAAACATGGAAATGTTGCCGGATGCCCATATTCGTTTTGCTCCCCTGCTGATTGTTCTAGGGATTGTCAACATTGTCTATGGGGCGCTGACCGCCTTTGGACAGACCAACTTAAAGCGACGTTTGGCTTCGTCTTCTATCTCCCACATGGGTTTTGTCCTCGTTGGGATTGCTTCATTCACCGATTTGGGAATGAATGGTGCCGTGTTACAGATGTTGTCCCATGGTTTCATTGCGGCGGCCCTGTTCTTCCTGTCTGGGGTCACCTATGAACGCACCCATACTTTAATGATGGATGAAATGAGCGGTATTGCGCGGTTGATGCCCAAAACCTTTGCGATGTTTACGGCGGCGGCGATGGCGTCTTTGGCACTGCCAGGGATGAGTGGTTTCGTCAGTGAACTGACTGTCTTCCTCGGTTTAAGCAATAGTGATGCCTATAGCTATGGCTTTAAGGCGATCGCCATTTTCTTAACGGCGGTTGGGGTGATTTTAACGCCCATTTACCTGCTTTCAATGCTGCGGGAAGTATTCTACGGCAAAGGCTCCCAGGCTCCACTCAGCCTTGCGGCGGGGGAAGATGCCAAACCGAGAGAAATCTTTGTGGCAGTTTGTTTGCTGGCCCCGATTATTGCCATCGGCCTTTATCCAAAACTGGCAACGACTACCTATGATCTCAAAACCGTTGAGGTCGCCTCGAAGGTACGGGCCGCTTTACCGTTGTATGCAGAGCAACTCCCCCAAAATGGCGATCGCCAAGCGCAAATGGGTTTAAGCTCGCAAATGCCGGCCCTGATTGCTCCTCGTTTTTAG
- a CDS encoding sterol desaturase family protein: MEILLPLLIFSLAFIFGSFLEYWIHRIFHVSPKHPLKRIFPKLGQGHAQHHVGGTGQGFLWEFRNYVFGINVVMLPFFLHSLTLGISWFLGCFIYAAFAAFAHQLQHDNPIKCFWLPMPVHYVHHKYNQWHHNFGIGVDWWDRLFGTYRPMPAWLTEKEQRTADQKFWQIKWL, from the coding sequence ATGGAAATTTTGTTGCCTTTACTCATCTTCAGCCTGGCCTTTATCTTCGGTAGTTTTCTGGAATATTGGATTCACCGAATTTTCCATGTTTCCCCCAAGCATCCCCTGAAGCGAATTTTTCCTAAACTGGGCCAAGGCCATGCCCAACATCATGTTGGCGGTACTGGCCAGGGTTTTCTTTGGGAGTTTCGCAACTATGTTTTCGGGATTAATGTTGTGATGTTGCCTTTTTTTCTCCATTCTCTGACCCTGGGAATCAGTTGGTTTCTGGGCTGTTTTATCTACGCGGCCTTTGCTGCCTTCGCCCACCAATTGCAACATGACAACCCGATTAAATGTTTTTGGCTACCGATGCCCGTCCATTACGTTCACCATAAATACAATCAGTGGCACCATAATTTTGGGATCGGTGTTGATTGGTGGGATCGGCTTTTTGGCACCTATCGTCCGATGCCCGCTTGGCTCACAGAAAAGGAACAGCGCACGGCAGACCAGAAATTTTGGCAGATTAAATGGCTCTAG